In Candidatus Dadabacteria bacterium, a single window of DNA contains:
- a CDS encoding STAS domain-containing protein: MSHSEVKIEVDQLKGALIISISGEIKGLSGREFHNAIFQEIQGQEVPIVLDLKGLTYINSTGLRSILLVAKRQQDIKSKFAVCSLSKPMREIFEITCFDRIMSVLHSRSEAIEAVT, from the coding sequence ATGAGCCACTCAGAAGTTAAAATCGAGGTCGATCAGCTCAAAGGAGCTCTGATAATAAGCATATCCGGCGAGATCAAAGGCCTGAGTGGACGGGAATTTCACAACGCGATATTCCAGGAAATCCAGGGGCAGGAAGTCCCTATAGTTCTGGACCTCAAAGGGCTGACCTACATCAACAGCACGGGACTGCGCTCGATCCTGCTTGTCGCCAAAAGGCAGCAGGACATCAAATCGAAATTCGCGGTGTGCTCCCTGTCCAAACCTATGAGAGAAATATTCGAGATCACGTGCTTTGACCGGATCATGTCGGTGCTTCATTCCCGCTCCGAAGCCATAGAAGCGGTAACTTAA
- a CDS encoding proline--tRNA ligase: MRFSSYFIPTVKEDPSDAEIVSHKLMVRAGMIRKLAAGIYNYLPLGLRSIRKVENIVREEMNRAGAIELLMPAVLPAEPWIESARWDYYGKELLRFKDRAERDFCLGPTHEEIITDIVRKEIRSYKQLPVNFYQIQTKFRDEIRPRFGVMRAREFIMKDAYSFDVSDEGADRSYQAMYDAYVRIFERCGLAFSVVAADSGNIGGSFSHEFMVTADTGEDVIMSSTEADYAANLELAKIGISEDEREGARTTSGLEEVSEVHTPGLKTVEDVAQLLKVGPEKLIKTLIVHTETEPAVALVRGDAELSLTKLRNFLGCDVAELADPQTILEVSGGPLGFSGPVGLKRKNVRVIADKSVRNMKNAVTGANKGDYHITGVNPGRDFEADSYADIRVAREGDPCPVSENGVLKASRGIEVGHVFKLGTKYSEAMGATYVDENGVEKPLVMGCYGIGIGRTVAAAIEQNNDEYGIKFPVPIAPFEVSVLPINMKQQDVRDVAEKVYSALLHDGVDVLIDDRAETAGVKFKDSDLLGIPIQVTIGQRSLKEGKVEIKNRNSGERISIMVEEVSGEIAALLAEQR; this comes from the coding sequence ATGAGGTTTTCTTCCTATTTCATACCCACGGTCAAGGAAGATCCTTCGGATGCCGAGATCGTAAGTCACAAGCTTATGGTAAGAGCAGGCATGATAAGAAAGCTTGCGGCCGGGATCTACAACTACCTTCCTTTGGGACTCAGGTCCATAAGAAAAGTCGAAAACATAGTGCGGGAAGAAATGAACAGGGCAGGAGCCATAGAACTCCTCATGCCCGCAGTGCTTCCGGCTGAACCTTGGATCGAAAGCGCCAGATGGGATTACTACGGAAAGGAGCTGCTTCGCTTCAAGGACCGAGCCGAGCGGGATTTCTGTCTAGGGCCCACGCACGAGGAAATAATAACGGACATAGTCAGGAAGGAGATTCGTTCCTACAAACAGCTTCCCGTTAATTTTTACCAGATACAGACGAAATTCAGGGATGAAATCCGTCCCCGCTTTGGGGTTATGAGGGCACGTGAATTCATAATGAAAGATGCCTACAGCTTCGACGTTTCGGATGAGGGAGCGGATCGTTCCTACCAGGCAATGTACGACGCTTATGTACGTATATTTGAAAGATGCGGGCTCGCGTTCAGCGTGGTTGCCGCCGATTCAGGAAACATCGGCGGAAGTTTCTCACATGAGTTCATGGTGACTGCCGACACCGGGGAAGACGTAATAATGAGTTCCACGGAGGCAGATTACGCCGCCAATCTGGAACTCGCAAAAATTGGCATCTCAGAAGACGAAAGGGAAGGGGCAAGAACAACCTCCGGACTTGAAGAGGTCTCCGAGGTCCATACCCCGGGCCTTAAGACGGTTGAGGATGTGGCGCAGCTTTTAAAAGTCGGTCCGGAAAAACTGATAAAGACTCTTATAGTGCATACCGAAACAGAACCGGCCGTTGCGCTCGTAAGGGGAGACGCAGAGCTCAGTCTAACCAAGCTTCGAAATTTTCTCGGATGTGACGTTGCAGAACTTGCTGATCCGCAGACAATTCTGGAAGTTTCAGGAGGGCCGCTCGGATTCAGCGGACCCGTGGGACTTAAGAGAAAGAACGTGAGGGTGATTGCGGACAAATCCGTTCGCAATATGAAAAACGCCGTAACGGGAGCCAACAAAGGCGACTATCACATAACCGGCGTTAACCCCGGGCGGGACTTTGAAGCCGACTCCTATGCGGACATAAGGGTGGCAAGGGAAGGGGACCCGTGCCCGGTTTCTGAAAACGGAGTTCTGAAGGCGTCAAGAGGCATCGAAGTCGGTCATGTTTTTAAGCTGGGAACCAAGTACAGCGAAGCCATGGGAGCCACCTACGTAGATGAGAACGGAGTGGAAAAACCGCTTGTTATGGGTTGTTACGGAATCGGGATAGGAAGGACGGTAGCAGCAGCGATAGAACAGAATAACGATGAGTACGGAATAAAATTTCCCGTCCCCATAGCTCCGTTTGAAGTTTCCGTGCTTCCGATAAACATGAAACAGCAGGATGTGAGGGACGTAGCGGAAAAAGTATATTCAGCGCTTCTCCACGATGGAGTAGATGTTCTTATTGATGACAGAGCGGAGACCGCTGGTGTGAAATTCAAAGACTCGGATCTGCTCGGAATCCCGATTCAGGTCACTATCGGGCAAAGAAGCCTGAAAGAGGGCAAGGTGGAGATAAAGAATAGAAACTCCGGTGAGAGAATAAGCATTATGGTAGAAGAAGTCTCAGGAGAAATTGCTGCTCTTTTAGCTGAACAGAGATAA
- the clpB gene encoding ATP-dependent chaperone ClpB, which yields MISPEKFTLKAQEAILEAQNAASDGGNQVIDLPHLFAALVSQPGMPTKILERLESDPRELARTAAEQISKLPKVKGASDQIYMSRELDSAIRSADKEAHHLGDAYVSTEHLLIGVVSHASGALGTGFSESGMTKEGILRVLKELRGNQTVNTQNPEDTMEPLRQYGKDFTELARSGKVDPVIGRDDEIRNVIRVLLRRTKNNPVLIGEPGVGKTAIVEGLAQRIVDSDVPEGLKDKKLISLDLGSLLAGAKYRGQFEERLKAVLKEVTESQGEIILFIDEIHTVVGAGAADGAMDASNMLKPALARGELHCIGATTLDEYRNQIEKDAALERRFQQVYVDEPSVEETVSILRGLKEKYEVHHGVKIKDEALVAASQLSNRYISGRFLPDKAVDLMDEASARLKMEIDSVPTDIDEIKRKIMRLEIEREGFRKEQDPELLGKVKEIEKDLSGLKEEAEILEAHWQKEKDCISRIRKTKEEIETGRMDAERAQREGDLSRASEFLYGRIPELEKDMENLGVELSEIQSQRKMLREEVSAEDIAAVVSKWTGIPVSSLVEEEVEKLVHMEERLSKRVVGQPEPIRLVSNALRRSRAGLSDPKRPISSFMFLGPTGVGKTELARSLAEFMFDDEDAIVRIDMSEYMEKHSVSRLIGAPPGYVGYEEGGQLSETVRRRPYSVVLFDEIEKAHSDVFNLLLQILDDGRLTDGQGRTVDFRNTVIIMTSNLGSQHIQESSGDSEEMENKINEMLRNYFRPEFLNRIDEVVIFSALTRTDLIEIAEIQIGYLRERLAEKNLAIELSEKAVTRLVDIGYDPVFGARPLKRAVQKYIQDPLANEILKGNFKGSVTVKVDLDKEGNFTFGRSN from the coding sequence ATGATTTCACCTGAAAAATTCACATTGAAGGCTCAGGAAGCCATTCTGGAGGCACAAAACGCGGCTAGCGACGGCGGAAATCAGGTGATTGACCTGCCCCATCTGTTCGCGGCCCTTGTAAGTCAGCCCGGGATGCCGACCAAGATTCTGGAGCGACTGGAATCCGACCCCCGGGAACTTGCGCGGACGGCCGCCGAGCAGATATCCAAGCTTCCCAAGGTAAAAGGGGCATCTGACCAGATATACATGAGCAGGGAACTTGATTCTGCCATCCGGTCGGCCGACAAGGAAGCGCACCATCTTGGAGACGCGTACGTGAGCACTGAACATCTTCTGATTGGAGTTGTTTCTCACGCCTCCGGGGCTCTGGGAACCGGATTTTCAGAATCAGGGATGACTAAGGAAGGGATCTTAAGAGTACTGAAAGAACTGAGAGGTAACCAGACAGTGAACACGCAGAATCCTGAAGACACCATGGAACCGCTTCGCCAGTACGGAAAGGACTTCACCGAACTTGCCCGAAGCGGGAAGGTAGACCCGGTAATAGGAAGGGATGACGAGATAAGGAACGTGATACGGGTGCTCCTTCGAAGAACGAAGAACAACCCTGTACTCATAGGGGAACCCGGAGTGGGGAAAACCGCCATAGTCGAAGGGCTCGCCCAGCGTATAGTTGACTCCGATGTTCCCGAGGGACTTAAGGACAAAAAATTGATTTCCCTAGATCTGGGATCCCTGCTTGCAGGAGCAAAGTACAGGGGACAGTTCGAGGAGAGACTCAAGGCTGTACTGAAGGAAGTCACGGAATCCCAAGGGGAGATAATTCTTTTCATAGACGAGATACACACCGTAGTTGGAGCCGGAGCAGCCGATGGGGCGATGGACGCGTCAAACATGCTAAAGCCGGCCCTTGCGCGTGGAGAACTTCACTGTATAGGTGCGACCACTCTTGATGAATACAGAAATCAGATAGAAAAGGACGCAGCCCTTGAGCGGAGGTTTCAGCAGGTCTACGTCGATGAACCCTCCGTTGAGGAAACCGTATCGATCCTAAGGGGTCTTAAGGAAAAGTACGAGGTTCACCACGGGGTAAAAATTAAGGACGAAGCCCTTGTTGCCGCCTCCCAGCTTTCAAACAGGTATATCTCCGGGCGGTTTCTGCCTGACAAGGCCGTTGACCTGATGGACGAGGCTTCGGCGCGGCTCAAAATGGAAATTGACTCTGTGCCGACGGATATAGACGAGATAAAAAGGAAGATAATGCGCCTTGAGATAGAAAGGGAGGGATTCAGAAAAGAGCAAGATCCTGAACTTCTGGGAAAGGTTAAAGAGATTGAAAAAGATCTCTCAGGACTGAAAGAGGAAGCGGAGATACTTGAAGCGCACTGGCAGAAAGAAAAAGACTGCATATCGAGGATAAGAAAGACCAAGGAGGAAATAGAAACCGGAAGAATGGATGCGGAGAGAGCACAGAGAGAGGGAGATCTCTCCCGCGCATCGGAATTTCTTTACGGCAGAATCCCGGAGCTTGAAAAGGATATGGAGAACCTCGGTGTGGAGCTCTCCGAAATACAGAGCCAGAGGAAAATGCTTCGCGAGGAAGTGAGTGCCGAGGATATAGCCGCGGTTGTGTCGAAATGGACGGGAATACCAGTATCAAGCCTGGTTGAAGAGGAGGTCGAGAAACTCGTTCACATGGAAGAAAGACTCTCGAAGCGGGTGGTGGGACAGCCGGAGCCCATAAGACTGGTCTCAAATGCGCTTCGCAGGTCAAGGGCCGGGCTCTCCGATCCGAAAAGGCCGATAAGCTCGTTCATGTTTCTCGGGCCCACGGGGGTCGGGAAGACCGAACTTGCCAGATCACTTGCCGAATTCATGTTTGATGATGAAGACGCGATCGTACGGATTGACATGAGCGAGTATATGGAGAAGCACTCGGTATCAAGACTGATCGGAGCCCCTCCCGGATATGTCGGATACGAGGAAGGAGGACAGCTCTCGGAAACCGTGAGGAGACGACCCTACTCCGTGGTGCTTTTTGACGAAATAGAAAAAGCGCACTCCGATGTGTTTAACCTGCTTCTTCAGATTCTTGACGACGGAAGACTCACCGACGGACAGGGAAGAACCGTTGATTTCCGCAACACCGTAATAATAATGACCTCAAACCTGGGGAGCCAGCACATACAGGAGTCGTCAGGAGACAGCGAGGAAATGGAAAATAAGATAAACGAGATGCTCAGAAATTATTTTCGTCCCGAGTTTCTAAACAGAATTGACGAAGTTGTCATATTCAGCGCCCTAACAAGAACAGACCTCATTGAGATAGCCGAGATCCAGATTGGGTACCTGAGAGAGAGGCTTGCAGAGAAAAATCTCGCCATAGAACTCTCCGAGAAAGCCGTTACAAGACTGGTTGATATTGGTTACGATCCCGTTTTCGGGGCAAGGCCCCTTAAACGCGCCGTACAGAAATATATACAGGACCCGCTTGCAAACGAGATATTGAAAGGAAATTTCAAGGGTTCGGTCACGGTAAAAGTGGATCTGGACAAAGAAGGAAACTTCACCTTCGGAAGAAGCAACTAA